The Pelmatolapia mariae isolate MD_Pm_ZW linkage group LG10_11, Pm_UMD_F_2, whole genome shotgun sequence genome includes a region encoding these proteins:
- the LOC134636397 gene encoding protein sprouty homolog 3 translates to MDSAHSFRMELDSVLSLDQIRAIRANNDYVERPVALEPATQSGFFLVHDDRYPHVAYIHHPQPSFPSAMSRSQSQQQHTHLSHLSRSSTISSSMSRTSATSDQRLLAGLTPSHSGLGSVVHSQPKGDLKPDSFGKRLAEDEAELSLHQFICERCGRCKCQECCAPRRLPSCWACGQRCLCSAENAVEYGTCLCCVKGLFYHCSAQDDEDNCADQPCSCAPAHACARWSTMGLLALCLPCLCCYPPARLCLALCRCAHDRATRPGCRCSNTNTVCRKISNSNPNPCHPSLRSKALEKPL, encoded by the coding sequence ATGGACTCTGCTCATTCCTTcaggatggagctggactcagTGCTGTCGCTTGACCAGATACGTGCCATTCGGGCCAACAATGACTATGTGGAGCGGCCCGTGGCACTGGAACCTGCAACACagtctggattttttttagtcCACGATGACCGTTACCCTCACGTTGCATACATCCATCACCCCCAGCCTTCCTTCCCCTCAGCCATGTCCCGCAGCCAAAGTCAACAGCAGCACACTCATCTTTCCCATTTGAGCCGTTCCAGTACCATAAGCTCTTCTATGTCACGAACAAGTGCCACCTCAGACCAGCGGCTACTGGCAGGTTTGACACCATCTCACTCTGGCTTAGGTTCGGTGGTCCATTCGCAGCCTAAAGGGGACCTGAAGCCTGATTCTTTTGGTAAACGCCTGGCGGAAGATGAGGCTGAACTCAGTCTCCATCAGTTCATCTGCGAGAGGTGTGGTCGCTGTAAATGCCAAGAGTGCTGCGCCCCGCGCCGCCTGCCTTCTTGCTGGGCCTGTGGACAACGCTGTCTGTGTTCTGCTGAGAATGCCGTGGAGTATGGCACATGCTTGTGTTGTGTTAAAGGTTTATTCTATCACTGCTCTGCCCAGGATGATGAAGATAACTGTGCTGACCAGCCATGTTCATGTGCTCCAGCCCACGCCTGTGCCCGCTGGAGCACAATGGGACTGCTGGCGCTATGTCTGCCCTGCCTTTGCTGCTACCCCCCTGCCAGGCTGTGCCTTGCTCTGTGCCGGTGTGCCCATGACCGGGCTACGCGGCCCGGCTGCAGGTGCAGCAACACCAACACTGTGTGCCGCAAGATTTCCAATTCCAACCCTAATCCTTGCCATCCCTCGCTCCGCAGCAAAGCTCTGGAGAAACCGTTATGA